The sequence below is a genomic window from Candidatus Krumholzibacteriia bacterium.
GGCTGTTCCGTCTTGCACGTCTTCGCCCTCATCGGACCCGGGCGCTGGGGTGGAGCGAGTCCTACTGCTCTTGGAACTCCTCCAACAATGCTTCGAACGCGTCGGAGGAGCGCACCGCGTCCCACCGTGGATCGATCTCCAGCCAGGCCACCGACATCGGCGACGGGATCGAGAGGACGTCGCGCAGAGCCCGTACGCTGGCGTCGGCGTTGCCGAGCAATGCGTGCACGAGTGCGAGATTCACGACCTGCACCGGAGCACCGAGTGCGTCGCTCTCCAACGGGTAGAGAGCGACCGCGCGCTCGGCGTGGCGTACGGCCTCGGAAGCGCGACCGAGCCCTGCCTCGATCAGGCCGAGTGCGGCGAGCATACGGTGATCTCCCGGGTCTCCCTCGAGTGCCCGTTCGAGGGTCGCGCGCGCGGAAAGGAGGGACGCGCGCGCGGAGTCTTCGTCACCACGCGCGCGGTGAACCAGTCCCTCGAGCAGAGCGATGGGCTGGTAGAAGGAGCCGGCCTCGAACGCTCTCGTCCGAGAACCGGCAAGTGCTTCGAGAGCCGCGTCGAAGCGACGGTCGAGCAGCTCGACGAGGAAGCGGACCCGCCGACTCTCGTCGTTGTCGACGGTCGGCATTCGACCCAGGATTGCGCGGGCCGCCGCGGGATCGCCACGCCAGCGCAGTTCGAGGAGCGCGAGTTCGGTGTACGGGTAGGGGTCGTCGGGGGCCAGGGCCATGGCTCGTCGGAAGGCCTCTTCCGCTTCGGGGTACTGACGAAGCGTACCGTGCGTCTCGCCCAGCGCCACCACGACGTTCGGGTCGAGCGGACTGAGTTCCCGATCGCGTTCCAGCAACTGGATCGCTTCCTCCATCGCGCCCTGTCGACGTTTGACGTAGGCGGTGGTGAGCCAGACCTCGCTGTTGTTCGGTTCGATCTCCCGTGCGCGTTCGAGCTCGGCCAGAGCGAGGTCGTATTCCCGCGTCCCCCAGTAGTGGTAGTGGCCGAGTGCGAGGTGACCTTCCGCCAGGTTCGGCTCCAGGGCCAGGGCACGATCTGCGGCGAGCCTGGCAGCTCGGAGTCGAGTGCGAGTGCGATCGAAGCCGTAGTGGTACATGCGGGAGTGCATCGACGACAGACGCGCGTAGGCCAGGGCGAAGCGCGGGTCGAGCGTGGTCGCACGCTCGAACATCTGCACGCCGAGTTCGAATCCCTCGCGGCTGAAGCCCGGCGCGTCGAGTTGCTCGTGTCCCTCGAGATACGCCCGGTAGGCATCCATGTTCTCGGTCGGTCGGTCGTCGAGAGCCTCGCGGACGGGCAGCAGCAGCGTGACGTCGAGCGCCTCGGCGATGCGCGCGGCGATGGCCGACTGCAGTTCGAAGATCTGGTCGACCTCTCGCTCGTAGTTCTCCAGCCAGAGGTTCGTATCGTCGGCCGCGCGGATGAGTCGCGAGGAGATCCGCACGCGCCCGGGCTCGCGGCTCTTGTCCCACCGGATGGCTCCCTCGAGGACGTAGCCGGCGCCGAGCTCGGCGCCCACTTCCCGGATCGACTTCTCGGTGTTCGCGTAGACGCGTGCGCTCGTCCGTGAGATGACGCCGAGCCCTTCGATCAGGGCCAGACGCGAGGTGATTTCGTCGGTGATGCCCGCGGCGAAGTACTCGTCGACGGGTGCGCCCAGGTTCTCGAAGGGCAGAACGGCGACGATCGGTCGGTCCTGGGCGTCCGGACTGGTCGGACCGCTTTGCGAACCCCACCACAGGACTGCGAGCGCGGCGATCAGGAGCGCGCCGGTCAGGGCCAGGCGTGGTCCGCGCGAGCGCGAGGGCGTCGTCACCGGTCCCGTCACGGTGCGCGTCGCTTCGACCGTGGACTCGAGTTCGCGCCGCAGGGTCTCCAGTGCGTCGCGCACGGCGGCCGCCGTCACCGGGCGATCCTCGCGACGCTTGGCCAGACAGGCGTGGACGATCTCCGAGAGCGGTGCGGGAAACGACGAGTCGGCCTCGGGCAGTGGAGTGGGTTCGTCCTTGAGGATCGAAGAGGTGAGATCGGCGGCATTCGTTCCCTCGAAGGGGCGACGCCCAGCCATCAGCTCGTACAGCAGGATGCCGAGCGAGAAGAGATCGCTGCGCGCATCGACCTCCTGTCCGCGGAGTTGCTCGGGCGACATGTACGGCACAGTGCCCAGCACCGATCCCTGCTGCGTCAGTTCGAGCACGCACGTGGCGTCGTCTTCCTCGGGGGTGGTCCGTGCGAGCTTCGCAAGACCGAAGTCGAGGACCTTCACGCGACCGTCGTCGGTGATCATCACGTTGGCCGGCTTCAGATCACGATGGACGATGCCCTTGGCGTGCGCTTCGTCCAGGGCATCGGCCACCGCGATGCCGATCTCGACGACCTTCGTGGCCGGCAGTGCCCCACCCTCGAGGATCGAGCCGAGTTCTTCGCCCTCGACGAGTTCCATGGTGAGGAAACGGACGCCGTCGCTCTCCTCGACCGAGTACATGTGTACGATGTGCGGGTGGTTGAGACCGGCGACGGCCTTCGCTTCGCGAAGGAAGCGATCGAGGCGGGCGGGATCGTCGGCCATGGCCGCGGGCAGGATCTTGAGGGCGACGTCGCGATCGAGCTTCGTATCGCGGGCGCGATAGACCTCGCCCATGCCTCCGCGGCCGATGAGCGCCGTGATTCTGTAGTGGGCGAGGGTCCGGCCGATCAAGGGCGCGAACTCCCCGTCGGAGGTCGACCGATCATCGTGGTCCATCGTCGGGACTGGGGACGCTCACGCGGCGCGATTGTCGGACAGAATCGCCAGGACGTCCGCCGGCGTCAACTCACTTGCCCCGGCGAGCAGGCCACCGACGGTCGCGGCCGGGATCGCGGACTTCAGTTCCTCGATCCGGTCGACGACCCCGGGATCCATCGGGTGATCGCAGACGACGCCCGCTCGTTCGGTCAGCGCCTGTGCGGCGCTGCCGATCGCGACGGCGCGTTCCGGACGGCCTTCTGCCGCCTCCACCGCCGCGAGGCCGAGCATGGCCAGGCCGGTTCCGCGCGGGCTGCCGACCTCTTCGTAGGTCAGGAGCGCGCGGCGGAACGTCGCGCCCGCCGCAGCGGGGTCGTCGGCGGCCAGGGCGGTCCACCCGGCTTCGCACTGCACGCGCGCCACCTCCGGTCGGTCGCCCACCTCCTCGAAGGTCCGCTCCGATTCGACGTAGAACTCGCGGGCACGGTCCAGATCTCCCCGGGCGAAGCTCATCGACGCGAGGAAGCTCAGCGAGATCCCACCCACTTCGCAGTCCTTCCGGCGTTGCTGGGCCTGCAGCGCCTGCTCGACGAGACGTACGCCTTCGTCGAGATCCCCCTCCTGGAAC
It includes:
- a CDS encoding protein kinase; this encodes MIGRTLAHYRITALIGRGGMGEVYRARDTKLDRDVALKILPAAMADDPARLDRFLREAKAVAGLNHPHIVHMYSVEESDGVRFLTMELVEGEELGSILEGGALPATKVVEIGIAVADALDEAHAKGIVHRDLKPANVMITDDGRVKVLDFGLAKLARTTPEEDDATCVLELTQQGSVLGTVPYMSPEQLRGQEVDARSDLFSLGILLYELMAGRRPFEGTNAADLTSSILKDEPTPLPEADSSFPAPLSEIVHACLAKRREDRPVTAAAVRDALETLRRELESTVEATRTVTGPVTTPSRSRGPRLALTGALLIAALAVLWWGSQSGPTSPDAQDRPIVAVLPFENLGAPVDEYFAAGITDEITSRLALIEGLGVISRTSARVYANTEKSIREVGAELGAGYVLEGAIRWDKSREPGRVRISSRLIRAADDTNLWLENYEREVDQIFELQSAIAARIAEALDVTLLLPVREALDDRPTENMDAYRAYLEGHEQLDAPGFSREGFELGVQMFERATTLDPRFALAYARLSSMHSRMYHYGFDRTRTRLRAARLAADRALALEPNLAEGHLALGHYHYWGTREYDLALAELERAREIEPNNSEVWLTTAYVKRRQGAMEEAIQLLERDRELSPLDPNVVVALGETHGTLRQYPEAEEAFRRAMALAPDDPYPYTELALLELRWRGDPAAARAILGRMPTVDNDESRRVRFLVELLDRRFDAALEALAGSRTRAFEAGSFYQPIALLEGLVHRARGDEDSARASLLSARATLERALEGDPGDHRMLAALGLIEAGLGRASEAVRHAERAVALYPLESDALGAPVQVVNLALVHALLGNADASVRALRDVLSIPSPMSVAWLEIDPRWDAVRSSDAFEALLEEFQEQ